The nucleotide window GGTGAATGTGGTCATGCCGTGATCGGAGCAGAGGTGCGGACGAACTGGTTCAGGAGCGTGACGGTGTGGGCGGCCATCGCCTCGGCGGTGAACCGCTCGCGGAGCGCGGCGAGCCCGGCGGCCCCGCAGCGGGCGCGGAACTCGTGGTCGCTCAGCACCCGCGACAGGCCGTCGGCGAGCGCGCCCACGGAGCCGGGGTCGACGAGCAGCCCGCCGCCGGTCGCCTCGATCAGTTCGGGGAACGTCCCGTGCGCGGGCAGCACCACCGGCACCCCGTTCGCCCACGCCTCGAGGACGTACAGCCCCTTCGGCTCGCGGTACACGGTGGGCACGCACAGCACATCAATGGAACGCATGAAGCGGACCTTGTCGTCGTGCCCCGGGCTCTCGACGTGCTCGAAGTCGCCCCGCAGCCCCGCGGCGTCGAGGCGCTTGAGCTGATCGTCGAAGTAGGCCCGGTTGTTCGCACCGAGCCAGCCGCTCGCTTTCAGCTTCACCTCCGGCGCGCCGGGGCGCTGGCGCAGCGTGATGAACGCTTCCACGGCGCGGTGGAACCCTTTCTCGGGGCAGATCCGCGCGAAGTAGCCGATCGTGAGCGGGCGGGCGCCGCGCGGGTCCGGGGCGCCGCCGTGCCCCGCGAGGTTGATCCCGGGGTGCGCCACGTGCATGCGCTCCCGCGGCAGCCCGATGTACGCCGCCATGTGGTCGGCGTAGTAGTGGCTCGTGCTGATGTAGCCGTCCACCGACCGGCCGTTCTCGCGGATCAGCTCGAAGCACCGCTTGCGGTCGCGTTCGGGCAGTTCGTCGAGGAAGATGTCGTCCCCCTGGAGGGTGACCAGTACCGGCACCCCCAGTTGGCGCTTCACCTCGGGGATGACGCCCGACAGCAGCGCGTTGGTGAACAGCACCACGTCGGGCTTCTCGTCGCGGAGGAACTCGACGAGCTTGGCGACCTCCTTGGCCTGGTGCCCGTGCGCGCCCTGCAACATGGAAATGGTAATGTCGCCGAGTTCACTGTACTTCGTGCGCACCGCGAACCGGGAGACGAACTTGAGCAGCCAGCGGAAGTTGAACAGCCGGTCGAGGACCCGCGGGGTGTGGCGGAACAGCCAGAACTTCTGTTCCAGGTAGACGTTCACGCCGCCGAAGAACACCTTCTGCTGCGAGGCGTCGGCCTCGTCAACTTTGATGGGGGTGTAGGTGGGGATCAGCAGCGCGTCGTGCCCGAGCTTGCGCAGGGCGGTGACGAGTGCGTTGTCGCGCATGCAACTGCCGCAGTACATGCCCGCGGCGCCGGCGGTGATGAACGCGATGCGCATGGTGAATCGCCCGCCCTGGTTCCGACCCGGTTGTCTTACACCACATACCGGCCCGCGGCGAACGGCTTTCGACTTGTAACTCGGGCCTTGAAGCGCGCGCGCGGACGTGTTAGTGTGCTGACGCCGGGGCGTGCCATTCAAACTTGTACGCAAGCCCCGGTGATACTCTCCCA belongs to Gemmata obscuriglobus and includes:
- a CDS encoding glycosyltransferase family 4 protein gives rise to the protein MRIAFITAGAAGMYCGSCMRDNALVTALRKLGHDALLIPTYTPIKVDEADASQQKVFFGGVNVYLEQKFWLFRHTPRVLDRLFNFRWLLKFVSRFAVRTKYSELGDITISMLQGAHGHQAKEVAKLVEFLRDEKPDVVLFTNALLSGVIPEVKRQLGVPVLVTLQGDDIFLDELPERDRKRCFELIRENGRSVDGYISTSHYYADHMAAYIGLPRERMHVAHPGINLAGHGGAPDPRGARPLTIGYFARICPEKGFHRAVEAFITLRQRPGAPEVKLKASGWLGANNRAYFDDQLKRLDAAGLRGDFEHVESPGHDDKVRFMRSIDVLCVPTVYREPKGLYVLEAWANGVPVVLPAHGTFPELIEATGGGLLVDPGSVGALADGLSRVLSDHEFRARCGAAGLAALRERFTAEAMAAHTVTLLNQFVRTSAPITA